The Oncorhynchus clarkii lewisi isolate Uvic-CL-2024 chromosome 29, UVic_Ocla_1.0, whole genome shotgun sequence genome contains a region encoding:
- the LOC139388255 gene encoding protein ARK2N-like isoform X2: MADTEEFVDGENLPECPKQVGSAAAFRGEQGEPFKTESTTSFPPGEEWDSPLQMEGEPSLLSMPCLMKELRRDSPESQHASTSSDKPASGHVYESDSSNPCMLSPSSSGHQADSDTLSSGEEGAASRASGDEGTMVADTGLAAGCQTSSSSRQKSRRSRSESEMSTNTMAAKKNRCQPAVAGGAGGEKQTNGRLAKVKGHRSQKHKERIRLLRQKREAAARKKYNLLQDSSTSDSDLTCDSSTCSSEDETSGGKTITTDIPGHMEAELAHREPPQHKGHINIPSSDSEVEIVGVQENARCAHPRAGVIQSLSSAWKPNSGEHFNNSTRQSSQLWTTVSPQPNWVSPPEVVDLTLDEDTRHKFLL, translated from the exons ATGGCAGACACAGAGGAGTTTGTGGATGGCGAGAACCTTCCAGAGTGTCCTAAACAGGTGGGGTCAGCAGCTGCTTTTAGGGGGGAGCAGGGGGAGCCCTTTAAAACAGAGAGCACCACCAGCTTTCCACCAGGAGAAGAGTGGGACAGTCCCTTGCAGATGGAGGGTGAGCCCAGCCTGCTCTCCATGCCCTGCCTCATGAAGGAGCTAAGGAGAGACTCTCCAGAGTCCCAGCACGCCTCCACCAGCAGTGACAAGCCCGCCTCAGGCCACGTCTACGAGAGCGACTCCTCCAACCCCTGTATGCTCTCGCCCTCCTCCAGTGGCCACCAGGCCGACTCAGACACACTCTCCTCTGGTGAGGAGGGAGCCGCCTCGCGGGCGTCAGGGGATGAGGGCACCATGGTGGCTGACACCGGGCTGGCAGCAGGGTGCCAAACGTCATCGTCAAGCAGGCAAAAGTCCCGGCGTTCACGTTCTGAAAGTGAGATGTCCACCAACACAATGGCAGCCAAGAAGAACCGCTGCCAGCCGGCTGTGGCAGGAGGAGCAGGCGGCGAGAAGCAGACCAACGGCCGGCTGGCTAAAGTCAAAGGTCACCGGAGCCAGAAGCACAAGGAGCGGATACGGCTGCTGAGGCAGAAGCGTGAGGCAGCGGCGAGGAAGAAGTACAACCTGCTGCAGGATAGCAGTACAAGTGACAGCGACCTCACCTGTGACTCTAGCACCTGCTCCTCTGAAGATGAGACATCAGGCGGCAAGACAATCACCACAGATATCCCAG GTCACATGGAGGCAGAACTGGCCCACAGGGAACCCCCTCAGCACAAGGGCCACATCAACATCCCCTCCTCAGACAGTGAGGTAGAAATAGTAGGAGTGCAAGAAAACGCAAG ATGTGCCCATCCCAGGGCCGGAGTGATCCAGAGCCTGTCCTCTGCCTGGAAACCCAACTCAGGGGAGCACTTCAACAACAGCACAAGGCAATCCTCCCAGCTCTGGACTACCGTGTCCCCCCAGCCCAACTGGGTGTCCCCTCCGGAGGTAGTGGACCTCACTCTGGATGAGGATACTAGACACAAATTCCTACTTTGA
- the LOC139388255 gene encoding protein ARK2N-like isoform X1 — translation MADTEEFVDGENLPECPKQVGSAAAFRGEQGEPFKTESTTSFPPGEEWDSPLQMEGEPSLLSMPCLMKELRRDSPESQHASTSSDKPASGHVYESDSSNPCMLSPSSSGHQADSDTLSSGEEGAASRASGDEGTMVADTGLAAGCQTSSSSRQKSRRSRSESEMSTNTMAAKKNRCQPAVAGGAGGEKQTNGRLAKVKGHRSQKHKERIRLLRQKREAAARKKYNLLQDSSTSDSDLTCDSSTCSSEDETSGGKTITTDIPDGPPVVGHYDISDTDSNQESLSVTVERVCLRRTTVITHERLKTHRDQDMGANSGAVRVQHLCSLSAGHMEAELAHREPPQHKGHINIPSSDSEVEIVGVQENARCAHPRAGVIQSLSSAWKPNSGEHFNNSTRQSSQLWTTVSPQPNWVSPPEVVDLTLDEDTRHKFLL, via the exons ATGGCAGACACAGAGGAGTTTGTGGATGGCGAGAACCTTCCAGAGTGTCCTAAACAGGTGGGGTCAGCAGCTGCTTTTAGGGGGGAGCAGGGGGAGCCCTTTAAAACAGAGAGCACCACCAGCTTTCCACCAGGAGAAGAGTGGGACAGTCCCTTGCAGATGGAGGGTGAGCCCAGCCTGCTCTCCATGCCCTGCCTCATGAAGGAGCTAAGGAGAGACTCTCCAGAGTCCCAGCACGCCTCCACCAGCAGTGACAAGCCCGCCTCAGGCCACGTCTACGAGAGCGACTCCTCCAACCCCTGTATGCTCTCGCCCTCCTCCAGTGGCCACCAGGCCGACTCAGACACACTCTCCTCTGGTGAGGAGGGAGCCGCCTCGCGGGCGTCAGGGGATGAGGGCACCATGGTGGCTGACACCGGGCTGGCAGCAGGGTGCCAAACGTCATCGTCAAGCAGGCAAAAGTCCCGGCGTTCACGTTCTGAAAGTGAGATGTCCACCAACACAATGGCAGCCAAGAAGAACCGCTGCCAGCCGGCTGTGGCAGGAGGAGCAGGCGGCGAGAAGCAGACCAACGGCCGGCTGGCTAAAGTCAAAGGTCACCGGAGCCAGAAGCACAAGGAGCGGATACGGCTGCTGAGGCAGAAGCGTGAGGCAGCGGCGAGGAAGAAGTACAACCTGCTGCAGGATAGCAGTACAAGTGACAGCGACCTCACCTGTGACTCTAGCACCTGCTCCTCTGAAGATGAGACATCAGGCGGCAAGACAATCACCACAGATATCCCAG ACGGGCCTCCCGTAGTGGGCCACTATGATATTTCGGACACTGATTCTAACCAGGAGAGCTTAAGTGTGACTGTGGAGAGAGTGTGCCTGCGCCGGACAACCGTGATAACACATGAAAGGCTAAAAACACACAGGGACCAGGATATGGGAGCAAACTCTGGGGCAGTAAGAGTACAGCATCTGTGCTCTCTCTCAGCAG GTCACATGGAGGCAGAACTGGCCCACAGGGAACCCCCTCAGCACAAGGGCCACATCAACATCCCCTCCTCAGACAGTGAGGTAGAAATAGTAGGAGTGCAAGAAAACGCAAG ATGTGCCCATCCCAGGGCCGGAGTGATCCAGAGCCTGTCCTCTGCCTGGAAACCCAACTCAGGGGAGCACTTCAACAACAGCACAAGGCAATCCTCCCAGCTCTGGACTACCGTGTCCCCCCAGCCCAACTGGGTGTCCCCTCCGGAGGTAGTGGACCTCACTCTGGATGAGGATACTAGACACAAATTCCTACTTTGA